aatctattattatacctttatgataattaaattaatatatatataactattcctatcaatataaattagaacattaatataaatgaaaattattgaaatgaaaaaaattattattatatatatttatagtttataaatttattataatatatctatagtacattttttatgtattactaaaaatgttagatgtataaaatgcattttatagataacgttgtGTTGTCGAATGTCGATCGACATTTTATGAAtcaatattattacagttcagttggataacatgatttaaatcaaaataaatatgatacaagttataagttttactaaataaaattttcataaaataaagaaacatatttttatatgcataattcaatatagctctAGGTTatcaagttttatataatgaaaattatgatattgCATAATACGActtcatatatattcaacatctatattaatatatacaatatagacattttgttttaataatattaaatcggaatgaacactcaattgtatatattatactttatgggAAAAATGTTATGGGgcatttttcatattaatggcaaCGCTCCTTTGGgagtacatatttttaaattcatctCGTGATTAAAAATACGAGTatagtacatatattaaattagtgtttaattataaaaattaaataaagatataatacttagccctaacccgaatgtGATCCCACAAATATAACcctgacccacaacataaaaactatataaaaattatgcaaaaattatttacttcaaaatagacagtttcttaacatatatcaataattattattattcctgAAATAATCACTCTCtttgaatcatatattaatgatttattctcttctttatattttttattttttctcttaaatattgtttttgagctcgtttccgaaatccaaataatgaatactaatataaaatgttaaaaaacgTACGGTtgtttgttaatgtttgcatatatttaatgaaaataatttttaattccatattatttaccttgtaagaaattcctaaaaaaaatcctattgcaccaaatatcgataaaactataaataagTTCTTTAATATCGACGAATTTGATGATGTAACTTCAGAAGTTTGTGCAGAAGTGTGTACAGAATTGTCTGTTGTTTCTATCGATGGAAAGGACGAACACTtgttatatttctttttaaaattatcataatcatttgataaattaACCAAAATTTGACGACATGAACTGTTTTTGGTAATATTAGAATCTCCCATaagttttttatatctttcaACAAATTCATTagctttttttaaataatccCCGCATTTTGGattttcttcattaattTCAACATACATATTACATAATCTGCTAAATacatcatataatttagatatatctttaatatccaTATCTAtcaaatcattttttttatctataagatTCTTATAATTACTATATTCCGTAACATTCGCTATAGACTTTTTATACTTATCACCACCATTTacatatgtattataaaaatattgtagaTTGCTTGTTTTTCCTACTTGGGGCTTTAgatttaacatataacttaaccatatgataatataatcaacaatattgatgtTACCTTTTGCAACAGAATTAAACACAGAAGAACTCTCAAAGAATGcatcaaacaaatataaacatccagcattaattttttcaagaTCATTAACACACCTATTACCACTACAATAcccttttaaattattttcaataataagTTGATAGTTTCCATTATTGTCCAATTTATCGGAAATCGTGTTCCTTATAGCAAAGAAATTTctacactaagaaaacaattaaaaaagtataataaacatatattttaatgaaactcttataaaataaagtttaatgatatatataatacaatatcaaaaaatgtaaaagaaattattattattaaaaaattcatatactATTTTGTCATCCATTATAAtgggattttatttttgatttgtaaattgagtaaaaTCATgctgttatatatatacagcccccaatatgtgacgcaaatactttagtcctatatataacaattacctgtagttaaatatattataactttttaataattaagttaatatagaataatataataatatgattaCAAAGAAAcgctttttttttgtttatcataattagctaaattaccttaaatagagggatGTTTAATACAGTTTtggttaaatataaatatgttgcattttatacaaaaaatgactgttaataaaatatggtataactttattataaaaatggatatacttttataaataatttaaagtatgttttaagatagaaaaggaatatatttatatcttatgttttaatgattgctcttctaaaacttaatactgtataaatctaaaaaattaaaaattatattattactataattcttaaaattatgtaaatagtaattttttaaagtatattaaatatttatataattgtttctaatattatatagcttttatttttataaaattatattattttcgaattaagttgcattgttcccttttttaattgcatatacataattttaatattattttatttaatatagataactTTACAATCTATGTTAATGAgtccaataactttatttttattcttatataattaaatttagaaatatatcttattatataattttataatatattttgcacatctttctcacggtttaaaacgacaattagcactggtcccgtatttataaacttaaataagtctttaaatgtatattgtttttaaaataatacttagtagatattaattattaacatataaataactattgatgcgaaattttaagtataatagaaaactatgtgtatttaggttggtatattttcattttagataggagagataagggaagtatacttttttaagacaaggatACAGCCATATAAAATTTACCTATTCTATATAGCTAATTATGTATTGTATGCctttaacattaaaaatgccttagaattattttctaaatatatagtttacttttatattttataataaactatatttagttttattatgaaaaactataaaattattaatattatttttcttggtagtgttaattctaatattatagcATTAAATCTtacttaaataaatgttataatatttcatttgatgttttgtgcatataattttaatcttattacaagtttaataatatatatcaacttattcgaatcaaataaatttaatgattttttcgtatttaatactttatctattgttattgttatttttatt
Above is a window of Plasmodium yoelii strain 17X genome assembly, chromosome: 9 DNA encoding:
- a CDS encoding PIR protein, producing the protein MDDKICRNFFAIRNTISDKLDNNGNYQLIIENNLKGYCSGNRCVNDLEKINAGCLYLFDAFFESSSVFNSVAKGNINIVDYIIIWLSYMLNLKPQVGKTSNLQYFYNTYVNGGDKYKKSIANVTEYSNYKNLIDKKNDLIDMDIKDISKLYDVFSRLCNMYVEINEENPKCGDYLKKANEFVERYKKLMGDSNITKNSSCRQILVNLSNDYDNFKKKYNKCSSFPSIETTDNSVHTSAQTSEVTSSNSSILKNLFIVLSIFGAIGFFLGISYKYSLFGFRKRAQKQYLREKIKNIKKRINH